Below is a genomic region from Candidatus Binataceae bacterium.
TTCTGCTTGTTGTAGTTGCGCTGGTTGTCGTGCAGGACGTGGCGGATATGCTCGGGATGGGCGAGCAGCGCCGCGCGCGTATTGCCGAAGCGGTAGCCCACGATGTCGCCGTGGTCGCGAAAGCCCTCGCGCATTAGCTCGAGCGGCTCGCGCTGCACCCGGCGGAGGCTGCCGAGCAGGAGCGATCCGCGCGGTCCGGGCGGCTTTGCGGATTTGCCGCCGGCCTTCACCGCGTCACTTGCATCCCGCTCGCACGGTTACTCGGCGGCGGCCACGGGGATGTAACCCACGGTCCCGTTACGCAGCGTTACCTGCAGCCAGTCGCCCGCGATTCCCGTCACGTGCACGAAGTGTCCGCGATGCACCTGGCCGACCACGCTGGTCGAACCGTCGGCCGCCTGGTACACGGGAGAGTTCTTGGTCAGCTTGAACTTGCGGTCGATTGGCTTGAGCTTGTGCTCCTTGACCGCCGGGGTCGTGGGCGGCGGCGCCGCCGCGGTCGCCGCGCCGGGCGCCGTGCCGGGCGCTTCCGGAGCCGCCCTGACCGGCTCGGCCAGCAGGTGCGGATCGAGCGCGCGGACCTCGGCAAATTCGGCCTCGGCCTCGGCCCTGGTGTCGGGGTTCGCGTTCAGCAGGTTCGCGAGCGCGAGATGGGCCTGCGCATTCTTGGGCTGCAGCCCGATCGCGGTGCGCAACTCGACCTCGGCCCTTACCTGGCGCTTATTCTTCGCGAGCAGCGCGCCGAGCTGGAGACGGTAGACCGGATCGGTCGGCTTGAGCGCGACGGCCGCGAGGTATTGTTCCTCGGCCGCGCCCATCTGCCCCGCCGATTCGTAAAGTCCGCCGAGCGCCGAATGAGCGGCCGGGTTGGCCGGTTCCAGTTCGAGCACGCGCACGAACTCGGCCTGCGCCAGCGTCGGCTTCTGCTCGAAGACGTAGAGGTTGCCGAGCGCGACGTGGACGCGCGGATCGCCGGGCGCGGCCTTGACCGCTGCCTGGTAGTTCTCTTCCGCCTGCCCGAGGTCCGTCCGCTGCATCGCGGCGTCGCCCTCGCGCAGGTAGTCGTTGACCGATTTGCCGCGGCATCCGGCGATAAGTCCCGTGCTCAGCACCGCCGCGGCGGCCACAATCGCGATCGTGCGGCCGCGCATGCGCGCCATGCGGCGGTTGAATTTTTCAGTAAGCGTTGAAACGCTCCGATGTTGCGGCTCCATGCCTCCACCTTCCTCGTCCGGCCCAGACCGATGTAACGCGCCCTCTGCGGCTGCCGCGCGGGCCCGCCAAAGGACCGTGCGGCCGTCCGGTTGCCGATAAAGCGAGCGGCGGAGCGCAGCTTCAATGTTGGGGCCGCGATGCGAACTCTGTCAAGGCGCGCCATCCGATCCTTTTCGGTTTGGCTCGATCGACGGCGTGAGTTATAAAGGTACGCCGTGCGTGCAATCCTTATCGCAGCGAAGCATCTGGCCTTTGCCAAGACGCGCCTGGGCCGCGCGGTCGGCGACGCCGATCGAATGGCGCTCGCCGAGGCGATGTTTCGCGACGTGCTGGCTGCGGCGCTCAGCGCGCGCGCGGCCGAGCACGTGGCCGTGATCAGTTCGGACCCGGCATTGCTCGACGCGGCGCGCGCCGCGGGAGCGCTGGTGATCGACGAGGAATTTCCGCGCGGGCTCAACGCGGCAGTTCGTGTCGCGACCTCCGCGCTCGCCGCGCAGGGCGTCGAGAGCCTCTGCACGGTGCTTTCGGACATTCCCCTGGTGACCGGCGAGGATATCGATACCGTGTTCGCCGAACTGGCCGAAGAGGACCGCGGGGTGGTGCTGGTGCCCTCGCGCGACTTGAGCGGGACCAATATAATCGCACGGGCGCCGGCCGACGCGATTCCGACTCGCTTCGGCGGCCAAAGCCTCGCGCGCCATCTCGAGGAATGTTATCGGCTCGGGCTGCCGAGCCGGGTGGTGCGCCAGCGCGGTCCCGGGCTTGATCTCGACGTGATCGATGATCTCAACGAATTCGTGCGCACGCCCAGCATGACGCATACCTACGGCCAGCTTGCCCGGCTCGGTATTATTCACGGTTAAACGGGCTTATCCGGATGTCGAGAATTGCGGGGCT
It encodes:
- a CDS encoding tetratricopeptide repeat protein: MEPQHRSVSTLTEKFNRRMARMRGRTIAIVAAAAVLSTGLIAGCRGKSVNDYLREGDAAMQRTDLGQAEENYQAAVKAAPGDPRVHVALGNLYVFEQKPTLAQAEFVRVLELEPANPAAHSALGGLYESAGQMGAAEEQYLAAVALKPTDPVYRLQLGALLAKNKRQVRAEVELRTAIGLQPKNAQAHLALANLLNANPDTRAEAEAEFAEVRALDPHLLAEPVRAAPEAPGTAPGAATAAAPPPTTPAVKEHKLKPIDRKFKLTKNSPVYQAADGSTSVVGQVHRGHFVHVTGIAGDWLQVTLRNGTVGYIPVAAAE
- the cofC gene encoding 2-phospho-L-lactate guanylyltransferase is translated as MRAILIAAKHLAFAKTRLGRAVGDADRMALAEAMFRDVLAAALSARAAEHVAVISSDPALLDAARAAGALVIDEEFPRGLNAAVRVATSALAAQGVESLCTVLSDIPLVTGEDIDTVFAELAEEDRGVVLVPSRDLSGTNIIARAPADAIPTRFGGQSLARHLEECYRLGLPSRVVRQRGPGLDLDVIDDLNEFVRTPSMTHTYGQLARLGIIHG